A window of the Pogona vitticeps strain Pit_001003342236 chromosome 4, PviZW2.1, whole genome shotgun sequence genome harbors these coding sequences:
- the LOC110070155 gene encoding uncharacterized protein LOC110070155 isoform X5 has translation MRTRKQLYTAEKVWVDKHMYDEAERLHYEREASLAASAAGAHQEVAAVAVNGFCHEGPPEELLKEDVWSAGSKRKQKKRKCSPKAKPSGLKVDFILAGLLAEHVWFNKPLFDQAESNYRKKLAETFPLAAGGTVLAAEQRGLMPSVEIESLQGDVMPQKKLSSLPCNHGSLSSCHHIIQDIWVNKFDFDEAEKVFVERSQLVPLPHFLDLSSAVSGNSLGQKTPDEGYVTGLPTPSTPAQSVDIVPDSSASFASSPLPDVSNQTVNGKPQLSSLRALISEVWLEKPVYDDAERCFYTNMFDGHPPGKVRLQEFGQSESSKRSRKEKKSRSVGKQASCKKGKNSIATSAATPQEASQSRPAWYFIHKDSESPWFSKPTYDTAEAHYFAFQASELANKQESSSSTLGTMLAKPPKPSPGAPSASESDTKNMATSFLMHEKIWFDKFKYDDAEKRYYEQKNGPLCSPSSQQENGASTILRDIARARENIQKSLAGSASSTSSAGPAGDQSELVTRIASLEAENQNLRSVVADLQLAISRLECRLSVVEKTSTSHHPSPPPPTQHVTPMKKVEPLAVSSRKVELPSVSPARKAEAPAVEDDEDDDIDLFGSDEEEDQEAARIREERLKQYAEKKSKKPGLIAKSSILLDVKPWDDETDMAKMEECVRSVQMDGLVWGASKLVPVGYGIKKLQIQCVVEDDKVGTDILEEEITKFEDYVQSVDIAAFNKI, from the exons ATGAGGACAAGAAAGCAGCTTTATACAGCAGAGAAAGTCTGGGTGGACAAGCACATGTATGATGAAGCAGAGAGACTTCACTATGAACGGGAAGCAAGTTTAGCAGCCTCTGCAGCTGGAGCCCACCAGgaggtggcggcggtggcggtgaaTGGCTTCTGCCATGAAGGGCCTCCTGAGGAGTTGCTGAAGGAGGACGTATGGAGTGCAGGAAGtaagagaaagcagaagaaaaggaagtgctCACCCAAAGCCAAGCCTTCAGGTCTGAAAGTAGATTTTATCCTGGCGGGGTTATTAGCTGAGCATGTGTGGTTCAATAAGCCCCTGTTTGACCAGGCAGAAAGCAACTACAGGAAGAAGCTGGCCGAAACATTTCCCCTGGCAGCTGGTGGGACGGTCTTGGCTGCTGAGCAAAGGGGGCTCATGCCCTCAGTAGAAATAGAATCCCTCCAAGGTGATGTTATGCCACAGAAAAAACTGTCCTCCTTGCCCTGCAACCACGGCAGTCTGTCATCCTGCCATCACATCATTCAGGACATTTGGGTCAATAAGTTTGACTTTGATGAAGCCGAGAAGGTGTTTGTTGAGCGTTCTCAATTGGTGCCTCTGCCACACTTCCTGGACCTTTCATCTGCGGTGTCAGGTAACAGCCTTGGGCAAAAAACACCAGACGAAGGCTATGTGACTGGCCTACCTACCCCTTCAACACCAGCTCAGTCTGTGGATATTGTACCTGACTCCAGTGCATCCTTTgcttcctcccctcttcctgatgtttcaaaCCAGACAGTGAATGGCAAACCTCAGCTGTCAAGTTTAAGGGCCCTGATCTCTGAAGTTTGGCTGGAGAAGCCCGTTTATGATGATGCAGAAAGATGCTTCTATACGAACATGTTTGATGGGCATCCTCCGGGAAAGGTGAGGTTGCAGGAGTTTGGACAGTCAGAGTCCTCAAAGAggagcaggaaagagaaaaagagcaggagCGTGGGGAAGCAGGCGTCCTGCAAGAAAGGGAAGAATTCTATTGCCACCTCTGCCGCCACACCTCAAGAGGCTTCCCAGTCCCGACCTGCCTGGTACTTCATACACAAGGACAGTGAGTCTCCGTGGTTCAGCAAACCCACATATGATACTGCTGAAGCGCACTACTTTGCCTTCCAAGCCTCGGAGCTGGCCAACAAgcaagaaagcagcagcagcacactgGGAACGATGCTGGCAAAGCCACCCAAGCCTTCTCCCGGAGCTCCAAGTGCATCAGAGTCTGATACTAA AAACATGGCAACCAGTTTCCTCATGCACGAGAAGATCTGGTTTGACAAGTTCAAATATGATGATGCTGAGAAGAGATACTATGAGCAGAAGAACGGTCCCCTCTGCAGCCCTTCCAGCCAGCAG GAGAACGGAGCCAGCACGATTCTACGCGACATTGCCAGAGCCAGGGAGAATATCCAGAAGTCGCTGGCCGGA AGTGCCAGCAGCACATCTTCTGCAGGACCTGCCGGGGACCAAAGTGAGCTGGTCACCAGGATTGCCAGCCTAGAGGCAGAGAATCAAAACCTTCGTAGTG TGGTTGCAGACCTCCAGCTTGCCATTTCCAGACTGGAATGTCGTCTGAGTGTAGtggaaaaaacatctacttcgcatcacccttccccacctccaccaacaCAG CACGTCACCCCCATGAAGAAGGTGGAGCCCTTGGCGGTTTCGTCGAGGAAGGTTGAACTGCCTTCGGTGTCACCCGCACGGAAAGCAGAAGCTCCTGCTGTTGAAGATGACGAAGATGATGACATTGATCTGTTTGGTAGCGATGAGGAGGAAGACCAAGAAGCGGCCCGAATCCGGGAAGAGCGATTAAAGCAATATGCAGAGAAGAAGTCCAAGAAGCCTGGCTTGATTGCCAAATCCTCTATCCTTTTGGATGTTAAGCCT TGGGATGATGAAACAGATATGGCCAAGATGGAAGAATGTGTCCGATCCGTTCAGATGGATGGTCTGGTCTGGGGAGCCTCCAAACTGGTCCCAGTGGGTTATGGCATCAAGAAATTGCAGATCCAGTGTGTGGTGGAGGATGACAAGGTTGGGACAGACATACTAGAAGAAGAAATCACCAAATTCGAAGATTAT GTGCAGAGTGTCGACATAGCTGCATTCAATAAGATCTGA